Proteins from a genomic interval of Kribbella aluminosa:
- a CDS encoding LysR family transcriptional regulator, with product MAVTLQQLEVFRVVARNLSFSLAAREVYTSQPHVSNQIRKLEEHYRVPLFIRSRPGISLTEAGTALYERINSILADIEEAEQVVQQFRGLHRGSVRLAATSTAGNHILPAIVADFLRSNCEIVVTMNVSNTEDVWGLVERDEAEVAVTPLRPLTRDLTCEPFFADDLVVALPRDRAAADPITVGEFATLPLVAREDGSMTSVVMQDLLEPYETNVVARLSGTTAVNEAVAAGAGASLVPLSSIRVWRDAGLVTVRRLVQATPRHHYFLVHSHSRYLTPATRALIDHLRDWQNGADCNDQLSR from the coding sequence ATGGCGGTCACGCTGCAGCAACTGGAAGTCTTTCGGGTAGTGGCGCGGAACCTGTCGTTCTCGCTGGCCGCCCGCGAGGTGTACACCTCGCAGCCCCATGTCTCCAACCAGATCCGCAAGCTGGAGGAGCACTATCGGGTGCCGTTGTTCATCCGGTCCCGTCCGGGCATCTCGCTGACCGAAGCGGGGACGGCCCTTTACGAGCGGATCAACAGCATCCTCGCCGACATCGAAGAAGCCGAGCAGGTCGTCCAGCAGTTCCGGGGTCTGCACCGCGGTTCGGTCCGGCTGGCCGCGACGTCGACGGCGGGCAATCACATCCTGCCCGCGATCGTCGCCGACTTCCTGCGCAGCAACTGCGAGATCGTCGTGACCATGAACGTCAGCAACACCGAAGACGTCTGGGGGCTGGTCGAACGCGACGAAGCCGAGGTCGCCGTCACCCCGCTGCGGCCGCTGACCCGGGACCTTACCTGTGAGCCCTTCTTCGCCGACGACCTCGTCGTCGCCCTGCCGCGCGACCGTGCGGCCGCGGATCCCATCACCGTCGGGGAGTTCGCGACCCTGCCGCTGGTCGCCCGCGAGGACGGGTCGATGACCAGCGTTGTGATGCAGGACCTGCTCGAGCCGTACGAGACCAATGTCGTCGCACGGTTGAGCGGTACGACGGCGGTGAACGAAGCTGTCGCCGCCGGCGCGGGCGCATCCCTGGTTCCGCTCAGCTCGATCCGGGTGTGGCGCGACGCCGGCCTGGTGACCGTCCGCCGGCTGGTACAGGCCACTCCACGGCATCACTATTTCCTGGTGCATTCACACAGCCGCTACCTCACCCCCGCAACCCGCGCGCTGATCGATCACCTCCGCGACTGGCAGAACGGGGCCGACTGCAACGATCAGTTGAGCCGCTGA
- a CDS encoding twin-arginine translocation signal domain-containing protein produces MDQHTQSSNQSTTSRGSVRPSRRRLLQAAAAGTAGIALGGTVGQAWARPGAGGPLPGSAGSVSPGDRAFLRHGLQHLAWLGIAGGSDFPTGEPTPIPIPNAEQFNGSGFTAPCYYFIGPDGMYDKAYQRQLDAGLWSAAQFPESGPTVGPPQPGQRLLTPAMRANRQNFFSACLGDEESYSEDLVGWLRQYFDLLREQSPGTLVYNNQYANQWTDDQLRHYLQTCHPDLLCWDSYYFSLTAQYASGSVTPLYNNTYRYRRLAQEGLDGTGAQPINFGQYTQGYGGSKGLYVLSESQLAVVPYVSWAMGAKQLDLFRWTWQTSSSNIFLLNYPDGRVTPNYYVFAQLNADMQRLSPYLVRLRTSTVGIRRGSYDPAAPKPTPQSQVPDWTATTDPGTCISALDVTNTGGANGGLPGDVLVGSFRTLPGLSAAECGEWVDPNGSAFMLVNALNQPNSDPTSSPGTGGRSVDTRQRIRVTLDLSGRHRRLYRVPAERRPDEEVQLQPAGGSSYTFDVELGGGQGTLFIWR; encoded by the coding sequence ATGGATCAGCACACGCAGTCCTCGAATCAGTCGACCACCTCTCGTGGATCCGTCCGGCCGAGCCGGCGCCGTTTGTTGCAGGCCGCCGCAGCCGGCACAGCAGGCATCGCCCTTGGCGGCACCGTCGGACAGGCCTGGGCTCGCCCCGGCGCTGGTGGTCCGCTTCCGGGGTCGGCCGGTTCGGTTTCCCCAGGTGACCGCGCCTTCCTCCGGCACGGCCTGCAGCACCTGGCGTGGCTCGGCATCGCGGGCGGATCGGACTTCCCCACCGGAGAGCCCACGCCCATTCCGATTCCCAACGCCGAGCAGTTCAACGGCTCCGGCTTCACCGCGCCGTGCTACTACTTCATCGGCCCGGATGGTATGTACGACAAGGCCTACCAGCGTCAGCTCGATGCAGGGCTCTGGTCGGCGGCGCAGTTTCCTGAGTCCGGGCCGACTGTCGGTCCGCCGCAACCCGGTCAGAGGTTGCTGACGCCGGCGATGCGCGCCAACCGGCAGAACTTCTTCTCGGCCTGCCTCGGCGACGAGGAGAGCTACTCCGAGGACCTGGTCGGGTGGCTGAGGCAGTACTTCGACCTGTTGCGCGAGCAGTCTCCCGGCACACTCGTGTACAACAATCAGTACGCGAACCAGTGGACCGACGATCAGTTGCGGCACTACCTCCAGACCTGTCATCCGGACCTGCTGTGCTGGGACTCCTACTACTTCTCCCTCACCGCCCAGTACGCCAGCGGTAGCGTCACCCCGCTCTACAACAACACGTACCGCTACCGCAGGCTCGCCCAGGAAGGACTGGACGGTACCGGCGCGCAGCCGATCAACTTTGGTCAGTACACCCAGGGGTACGGCGGCAGTAAGGGCCTGTATGTGCTGTCCGAGTCGCAGTTGGCCGTGGTGCCGTACGTGAGCTGGGCGATGGGTGCCAAGCAACTGGATCTGTTCCGCTGGACCTGGCAGACCAGTTCGAGCAACATCTTCCTGCTGAATTACCCAGACGGCCGGGTCACGCCCAACTACTACGTCTTCGCCCAGCTCAACGCCGACATGCAACGGCTCAGCCCGTACCTCGTTCGGCTGCGGACCTCGACGGTCGGCATCCGGCGCGGCTCGTACGATCCAGCAGCACCGAAGCCGACGCCACAGAGCCAGGTCCCGGACTGGACCGCCACAACAGATCCTGGAACCTGCATCAGCGCGCTCGACGTGACCAACACCGGCGGCGCCAACGGCGGGCTGCCCGGCGACGTGCTGGTCGGCAGCTTCCGGACGCTGCCCGGGCTGAGCGCTGCCGAGTGTGGTGAATGGGTGGACCCGAACGGTTCGGCGTTCATGCTGGTCAACGCGCTCAACCAGCCGAACAGCGACCCGACGTCCTCGCCCGGCACCGGAGGTCGCAGTGTCGACACCCGGCAACGGATCCGGGTGACGCTGGACCTTTCCGGTCGGCACCGCCGGCTCTATCGGGTACCTGCCGAGAGGCGGCCCGACGAGGAGGTCCAACTGCAGCCGGCCGGCGGGTCGAGCTACACGTTCGACGTCGAACTGGGCGGGGGCCAGGGGACCTTGTTCATCTGGCGTTAG
- a CDS encoding IS110 family transposase, which yields MFTERTSVGLDVHARSVVAAAIDGVTGELVQVRLTPSHDDIRSWLRRLEGPVAVAYEAGPTGFGLSRALEAVGIRCEVVAPSKLQRPSGDRVKTDAKDAVHLARLLRLDEYVAVSVPTVEQETARDLVRAREDARGDLMRARHRLSKLLLRQGFVYSGGQAWTGAHDAWLRRIGREFGSPVLRTTFESGYDAVLTVQGPP from the coding sequence GTGTTTACCGAGCGTACGAGTGTGGGGCTGGATGTGCACGCCCGATCGGTGGTCGCGGCGGCGATCGACGGTGTGACGGGTGAGCTTGTCCAGGTCAGGCTGACGCCGTCGCATGACGACATCCGGTCGTGGTTGAGGCGGTTGGAGGGTCCGGTCGCGGTGGCGTATGAGGCCGGGCCGACCGGGTTCGGGCTATCCCGCGCGCTGGAAGCGGTAGGGATCCGGTGTGAGGTGGTCGCGCCGAGCAAGTTGCAGCGGCCCTCGGGTGACCGGGTGAAGACCGACGCCAAGGATGCTGTGCATCTGGCCCGGTTGTTGCGGCTGGACGAGTACGTCGCGGTGTCCGTTCCGACGGTGGAGCAAGAGACCGCCCGGGACCTGGTCCGGGCCCGCGAAGACGCCCGCGGTGATTTGATGCGGGCCAGGCATCGGTTGTCGAAACTGTTGCTGCGGCAAGGGTTCGTCTATTCCGGCGGGCAGGCCTGGACCGGGGCGCACGACGCGTGGCTGCGCCGGATCGGCCGGGAGTTCGGCTCACCGGTGCTGCGGACGACGTTCGAATCCGGATACGACGCCGTACTGACCGTCCAGGGCCCGCCGTGA
- a CDS encoding transposase, with the protein MRRLGCLRGIGTLTGFALAVEIGDWHRFTGNTIGAFVGLVPSESSSGQSRVQGPITKTGNTHVRRLLIEAAWHHRARYVAGKTMRDRWELASPAARARGHAGNQRLHARWNTFRERRKRHVVANVAIARELAGWCWSLAVLEE; encoded by the coding sequence GTGCGGCGGCTGGGATGCCTGCGCGGGATCGGCACCCTGACCGGGTTCGCGCTCGCGGTCGAGATCGGCGACTGGCACCGGTTCACCGGCAATACCATCGGCGCGTTCGTCGGTCTGGTGCCCTCGGAGTCCTCATCCGGGCAATCCAGGGTGCAGGGGCCGATCACCAAGACCGGCAACACCCACGTCCGCAGACTCCTCATCGAAGCCGCCTGGCACCACCGCGCCCGCTACGTCGCAGGAAAGACCATGCGCGACCGCTGGGAACTCGCATCACCGGCAGCCCGGGCACGCGGACACGCCGGCAACCAGCGGCTGCACGCCCGGTGGAACACGTTCCGCGAACGCCGCAAGCGACACGTGGTCGCCAACGTCGCGATCGCCCGCGAGCTGGCCGGCTGGTGCTGGTCCCTGGCCGTCCTCGAGGAGTAA
- a CDS encoding glycoside hydrolase family 16 protein yields the protein MTDTTETAHADTDPLPSSDPSNSGNWVYSHAYSDEFHGTRLNPAKWQAMPLTYTPVWRWDASDVSVGGGNLGLRSEYKPNDSFNQTVSGWQTVSADGSWSPLADYITTDWHRTGSSALVHYNYWSYHVTTQQVVTGLTDGTYTFSAYVWTSGISASEQSHSLVAKDCGSAATSTPIPVGTGGWQLATLSGISVVGGSCTVGVESQSDHQGWVRIDDASFAPTGSSTNLLTNPGFETRTMTPYQSGGIISLDTAKYGYFEARIKASSTAFPGTCPAFWLEHIDPVWGNEIDIEEIGQRTTTPGDVSMTDHNWKSPTSTTLTSHTADYVSPTSLNGSFHTYGLEWAPGSLKFYVDGVLRRSYSSTDYDQTGLNIILSQGIRSPYKTSPTGTGFPADSQTAYIRVWKKADMLVEDSNVVRGAGGTQVPGDGIGENLFRYSGTWTETNDSSASGGTTHSATVAGPTSSMTFYGNGFSLLGAKAPSYGMATISIDGHAPVLIDEYAAGPEAQQIVYTSDALRPGRHTVTIAPTGTKNAASSDTKFSIDGLHIFN from the coding sequence ATGACGGACACGACCGAAACAGCTCACGCCGACACCGATCCGCTGCCCAGTTCGGACCCGTCGAACAGTGGGAACTGGGTCTACTCGCATGCCTATTCCGACGAATTCCACGGCACCCGGCTCAACCCGGCCAAGTGGCAGGCGATGCCACTCACCTACACCCCCGTCTGGCGCTGGGATGCGAGTGACGTGAGCGTCGGAGGAGGAAACCTCGGGCTGCGCTCGGAATACAAGCCGAATGACTCGTTCAACCAGACCGTCTCGGGCTGGCAGACCGTCAGCGCGGACGGTTCCTGGTCTCCGTTGGCCGACTACATCACGACCGACTGGCACCGCACAGGGTCGTCGGCGCTCGTGCACTACAACTACTGGAGCTATCACGTTACGACACAGCAGGTGGTGACCGGTCTGACCGACGGCACGTACACCTTCTCCGCATACGTGTGGACGAGCGGTATCAGCGCCAGCGAGCAGTCGCACTCACTCGTGGCGAAGGACTGCGGATCGGCCGCAACGTCGACGCCCATCCCCGTCGGAACCGGAGGATGGCAGCTCGCAACGCTCAGCGGCATCTCCGTGGTCGGCGGCAGTTGCACCGTCGGCGTCGAGAGCCAATCCGACCATCAGGGGTGGGTGCGGATCGATGACGCCAGCTTCGCCCCCACCGGCAGCTCGACGAATCTCCTGACCAATCCTGGCTTCGAGACGAGAACGATGACGCCGTACCAATCCGGCGGAATCATTAGCCTCGACACCGCGAAATACGGCTACTTCGAAGCGAGAATCAAAGCGTCATCGACCGCATTTCCCGGCACCTGCCCGGCATTCTGGCTCGAGCACATCGACCCGGTCTGGGGCAACGAGATCGACATCGAGGAGATCGGGCAGCGCACAACCACTCCCGGTGATGTCAGCATGACCGACCACAATTGGAAGTCGCCGACATCCACTACCCTGACGAGTCACACGGCCGACTATGTCAGCCCGACAAGCCTGAACGGCTCCTTCCACACGTACGGACTCGAGTGGGCTCCCGGATCCCTGAAGTTCTACGTCGACGGAGTGCTGCGGCGCAGCTACTCCAGCACCGACTACGACCAGACCGGCCTCAACATCATCCTCTCGCAGGGCATCCGCTCGCCGTACAAAACGTCTCCGACGGGCACCGGGTTTCCCGCGGACAGCCAGACCGCTTACATCAGGGTGTGGAAGAAGGCAGACATGCTCGTCGAGGACTCCAACGTGGTCCGCGGCGCGGGCGGTACTCAGGTGCCCGGCGACGGAATCGGTGAGAACCTCTTCCGCTACTCCGGGACCTGGACGGAGACGAACGACAGCAGCGCCAGCGGCGGCACGACGCACTCGGCCACGGTGGCCGGGCCGACCTCGAGCATGACGTTCTACGGGAACGGCTTCTCACTCCTGGGGGCAAAGGCGCCGAGCTACGGGATGGCTACCATCTCGATCGACGGTCACGCGCCCGTCTTGATCGACGAGTACGCGGCTGGACCGGAGGCACAGCAGATCGTCTACACGTCGGACGCTCTCAGGCCAGGGCGGCATACGGTCACGATCGCTCCGACCGGAACGAAGAACGCCGCGTCGTCGGACACGAAGTTCTCGATCGACGGACTGCACATCTTCAACTGA
- a CDS encoding carbohydrate ABC transporter permease → MTWLIALFSIFVLAWIVLAAFKTTDEIFSSPLRLPAVWRWQNFIAAWNESNFGVAFLNTLGLVIATAAATVLLAAPAAYALSRFHVRGSRFITAGFAIGLGIPVQLVVLPLYSALSSVGLVNNFVGLWLIYVATSMPFAVFFLTAFFGSLPREIEEAASLDGASPVRTFWTVMLPLARSGIVTLVILNVIAHWSETTFALVFMQTTVNETLPLALLKFLQRLQYTGADWGQLFAGVVIVLLPILIIYVWLGRRIIEGLTLGAGK, encoded by the coding sequence ATGACCTGGCTGATCGCACTGTTCAGCATCTTCGTGCTGGCGTGGATCGTCCTCGCTGCCTTCAAGACGACAGATGAGATCTTCAGCAGTCCGCTCCGGTTGCCCGCCGTCTGGCGATGGCAGAACTTCATAGCGGCATGGAACGAGAGCAACTTCGGTGTCGCGTTCCTGAACACGCTCGGCCTCGTCATCGCGACAGCGGCGGCGACGGTCCTTCTGGCCGCACCTGCGGCCTATGCGCTCAGCAGGTTCCACGTCCGTGGAAGCCGGTTCATCACTGCGGGCTTCGCTATCGGCCTCGGCATCCCGGTCCAACTGGTCGTGCTCCCGCTCTATTCCGCACTCAGCAGTGTCGGTCTCGTCAACAACTTTGTCGGACTGTGGCTGATCTACGTTGCGACGTCGATGCCGTTCGCGGTGTTCTTCCTGACCGCCTTCTTCGGTTCCCTTCCTCGAGAGATCGAGGAAGCCGCATCCCTCGACGGCGCCTCACCCGTCCGAACCTTCTGGACGGTGATGCTCCCGCTCGCGCGCTCCGGCATCGTCACCCTCGTCATCCTCAACGTGATCGCCCATTGGAGCGAGACGACTTTTGCGCTGGTCTTCATGCAGACGACCGTCAACGAGACGCTTCCTCTGGCCCTGCTGAAGTTCCTCCAGCGCCTGCAGTACACCGGCGCGGACTGGGGCCAGTTGTTCGCCGGCGTCGTCATCGTTCTGCTCCCGATTCTGATCATCTACGTGTGGCTGGGCCGGCGAATCATTGAGGGACTCACTCTCGGCGCCGGGAAATGA
- a CDS encoding carbohydrate ABC transporter permease, whose amino-acid sequence MTLTETPVDVVAHGSGNVPKGPRVNPLDRGRKRLFGWFVAPAAILYAAFLIVPGLVTLWISVNKWPGAGPMTFVGVGNYRAIFKDPTFVASFRNTLTILFGVGIVTFLLAFVMMLTLRDLRGRKFIRMVIFFPNIAPGVLLAIVWGFLFQQKGMINQALGWLGVAHPPAWLAEDTLFLVVMAGLVWISTGFYTTILMAAVDRIPPHLFEECELAGATAFQRLRYVILPLTWDVIGVASILWTISSIKIFEFLYAFAGGAGYLPPLKIWNTSIYAYAEAFAAVGTPRFGTAAATSVVMMVLVIAAVGLLGRLFRRDPIEL is encoded by the coding sequence ATGACTCTGACCGAGACACCTGTGGACGTCGTCGCGCATGGTTCCGGCAACGTGCCGAAGGGTCCACGGGTGAACCCGCTGGACCGTGGGCGCAAGCGGCTGTTCGGGTGGTTCGTCGCGCCCGCCGCGATACTCTACGCCGCGTTCCTCATCGTTCCGGGACTCGTCACGCTGTGGATCTCGGTCAACAAATGGCCAGGAGCCGGCCCGATGACGTTCGTCGGCGTCGGCAACTACCGTGCCATCTTCAAGGATCCGACGTTTGTCGCGTCGTTCCGGAACACCCTGACGATCCTGTTCGGCGTCGGCATCGTCACGTTCCTGCTCGCGTTCGTCATGATGCTGACGCTGCGAGACCTCCGCGGACGCAAGTTCATCCGGATGGTGATCTTCTTTCCCAACATTGCTCCCGGCGTGCTGCTGGCCATCGTGTGGGGGTTCCTGTTCCAGCAGAAGGGAATGATCAACCAGGCACTCGGGTGGCTGGGCGTCGCGCATCCTCCCGCGTGGCTGGCCGAGGACACCCTGTTTCTGGTGGTCATGGCCGGACTCGTCTGGATCAGCACCGGGTTCTACACGACGATTCTGATGGCGGCTGTCGACAGAATTCCGCCGCATCTGTTCGAGGAGTGTGAGCTCGCCGGCGCTACCGCGTTCCAGCGCCTCCGCTACGTCATCTTGCCGCTGACGTGGGACGTGATCGGGGTCGCCTCGATTCTGTGGACGATCAGTTCGATCAAGATCTTCGAGTTCCTCTACGCCTTCGCCGGTGGCGCCGGCTATCTGCCGCCACTGAAGATCTGGAACACCTCGATCTATGCGTACGCGGAGGCGTTCGCCGCGGTCGGTACTCCGAGATTCGGGACGGCCGCTGCCACCTCCGTCGTGATGATGGTCCTGGTGATCGCCGCGGTCGGCCTGCTCGGTCGACTCTTCCGTCGCGACCCCATCGAACTCTGA
- a CDS encoding ABC transporter substrate-binding protein, whose amino-acid sequence MSRPLSRRFIIATVPVAVASLLLSGCGSLISGSESKSSAGAQSFTYWSSWSEGEPQQKVLAKAIGEFTADTGIKVDVQWVGRDNFKKLSPTLNASTTPVDLVDGAQRNIKSVMVDTGSALDMGTVFDSKVDGEDKTVAQVIPKRYAELIESKGNPWMVPYEVASSAFWYNKARLGDVAGHAPETWADLVSMLQASKDAGRAPLALDGDIAPYNLYYFAELAVRELGAGGLNKAARDKTGESFKSPGMLKAAQHVEELVKKGFFAPGYSGSKFPALQQQFAAGKADFMYNGSWIPSETASYLAPGFQFGSFPMPSTQPGGDDSAEAYLIGFAVPKKAAHASAAEKFISYFLNKDRLAPIATDAQNLTPRDDIPAPAALANVKKALDASKTLHGQFDGVVDDYSDWTTKVLQPLDNELIFGKRDAQSFVDELAKQTKDYWAAHG is encoded by the coding sequence ATGTCACGACCCCTCAGTCGCCGGTTCATCATCGCAACGGTTCCCGTCGCTGTCGCGTCGCTTCTGCTCTCCGGATGCGGAAGCCTGATCAGCGGTTCCGAATCCAAGTCGTCCGCCGGCGCACAGTCCTTCACGTACTGGTCCAGCTGGAGCGAAGGCGAACCACAGCAGAAAGTTCTCGCCAAGGCGATCGGAGAGTTCACCGCTGACACAGGCATCAAGGTCGATGTCCAATGGGTCGGCAGGGACAACTTCAAGAAGCTGTCGCCTACTCTCAACGCATCCACGACGCCCGTCGATCTCGTCGACGGTGCCCAGCGCAACATCAAGTCCGTCATGGTCGATACCGGCAGCGCTCTGGACATGGGCACGGTCTTCGACTCGAAAGTTGATGGCGAGGACAAGACCGTTGCCCAGGTGATCCCGAAACGGTATGCCGAGCTGATCGAGTCGAAGGGAAATCCATGGATGGTTCCCTACGAGGTCGCGTCGTCGGCATTCTGGTACAACAAGGCCAGACTCGGCGACGTCGCCGGACACGCGCCGGAGACGTGGGCTGACCTCGTCTCGATGCTCCAGGCGTCGAAGGACGCAGGCCGGGCCCCGTTGGCGCTCGACGGTGACATCGCGCCGTACAACCTCTACTACTTCGCCGAGCTGGCGGTGCGCGAACTCGGGGCCGGCGGTCTCAACAAGGCCGCGAGAGACAAGACCGGTGAGTCCTTCAAGTCGCCTGGAATGCTGAAGGCCGCGCAGCACGTCGAAGAGCTCGTCAAGAAGGGCTTCTTCGCGCCGGGGTATTCCGGCAGCAAGTTCCCTGCGCTCCAGCAGCAGTTCGCCGCGGGCAAGGCCGACTTCATGTACAACGGCTCCTGGATCCCATCGGAGACCGCGTCGTACCTCGCTCCCGGATTCCAGTTCGGATCGTTTCCCATGCCCTCCACGCAGCCGGGCGGAGACGACTCGGCTGAGGCGTACCTGATCGGCTTCGCCGTTCCGAAGAAGGCTGCGCATGCCTCGGCCGCCGAGAAGTTCATCAGCTACTTCCTCAACAAGGACAGGCTCGCTCCGATCGCCACCGATGCCCAGAACCTCACCCCTCGTGACGACATCCCGGCGCCGGCGGCTCTCGCGAACGTGAAGAAGGCGCTCGACGCATCGAAGACGCTGCACGGTCAGTTCGACGGAGTCGTCGACGACTACAGCGACTGGACGACCAAGGTCCTCCAGCCGTTGGACAACGAGCTCATCTTCGGCAAGCGCGACGCCCAATCATTCGTCGACGAGCTCGCCAAGCAGACGAAGGACTACTGGGCGGCCCACGGCTGA
- a CDS encoding acetylxylan esterase: MSQYDLPLNELAGYRGALPEPTDFDAFWSGTMHANAHPSAVTAERVETPWSLIDAYDITFAGYGGAPIKAWLTVPAGADTPRPAVVTYHGHTRGRAFPHTDLLWAVAGYAHLSVDTRGQGSGSGGPGSGSPDPDVAAGLPHAPGYLTLGVEDPATFFYRRVFVDAARVLAAAAELPYVDAGRIVVHGASQGGGIALAAAALARHVGVSLRGVGVDVPYLCAFPRSIRLVDTHPYNEVTKYLAAWRDREETVYRTLSYFDGALLGQRAEAPALFSVGLMDLTCPPSSVYAAFNRYGSLAAPEVEKTIKVYGHNGHEGGGDYQTLAQAEFFQRVAAR; this comes from the coding sequence TTGAGCCAATATGACCTCCCATTGAACGAACTCGCCGGTTACCGCGGAGCACTTCCCGAACCGACCGATTTCGACGCGTTCTGGTCCGGCACCATGCACGCCAATGCCCATCCGTCCGCCGTGACTGCAGAGCGGGTCGAAACACCGTGGTCTCTGATCGATGCGTACGACATCACGTTCGCGGGATACGGAGGCGCTCCCATCAAGGCCTGGCTGACTGTGCCTGCCGGGGCGGACACGCCCCGACCGGCCGTGGTCACCTACCACGGGCATACCCGGGGCCGTGCGTTTCCCCATACCGACCTGCTCTGGGCTGTGGCAGGATACGCTCACTTATCGGTCGATACGCGTGGCCAGGGGAGCGGTTCCGGTGGGCCCGGTTCGGGCAGTCCTGACCCTGACGTCGCCGCGGGACTTCCGCATGCACCCGGCTATCTCACCCTCGGTGTGGAAGATCCGGCGACGTTCTTCTACCGACGTGTATTCGTCGATGCGGCACGCGTGCTCGCCGCCGCCGCCGAGCTGCCGTACGTGGACGCCGGCCGGATCGTCGTCCACGGAGCGAGCCAGGGCGGAGGAATCGCTCTGGCGGCCGCAGCGCTCGCTCGTCACGTCGGGGTCAGCCTGCGCGGAGTTGGTGTCGACGTCCCCTACCTGTGCGCCTTCCCGCGCTCGATCCGCCTCGTCGACACGCACCCGTACAACGAAGTCACCAAGTATCTGGCGGCGTGGCGGGACCGCGAGGAGACGGTCTACCGGACGCTGTCCTATTTCGACGGCGCCCTTCTCGGGCAGCGCGCCGAGGCGCCTGCGCTGTTCTCCGTCGGGCTCATGGACCTCACGTGCCCACCCTCGTCGGTGTACGCCGCCTTCAATCGTTACGGTTCGCTTGCCGCGCCCGAGGTGGAGAAGACGATCAAGGTCTACGGTCACAACGGACACGAAGGCGGGGGCGACTATCAGACGCTCGCACAGGCGGAGTTCTTCCAACGGGTCGCGGCGCGCTGA
- a CDS encoding ROK family transcriptional regulator encodes MKVPQLSVEVVRAINDRAFLELLADHGPLTRGQIAQAAQFSRPYVLELTDRLAARGLVARQGTRESAQRGRKAALYGLPPDLGLCIGVDIALDEIRVRRVVLGSSRRSDTSTPIIPGVDLVDQIVDAVGLTEQDRQFKYLSSVVGLPGSVDPVGGDIIFAWDRPDWPAGAAARIRRHLGPDTAFENEVNLRAVAEHRQGTAQDVDSFLLLSLGMGVGSALMLKGRILRGEHGAAGEIGFLPASAEPVPMRRLERRIASYQTVAGAVALAGAAGMKHDPTYAWTKHLLSLRSTAPEWRAIAEQIAVGLLAMVSVVDPGCIVLAGEVAKMLGSALVQPLTSVLTDHLPWGVDLRVSRLGDSAVLAGAVHEASRRLRDAAFGVPNLQGASLRGLH; translated from the coding sequence ATGAAGGTGCCCCAACTCTCGGTCGAGGTCGTCCGGGCAATCAACGACAGGGCTTTCCTCGAACTACTGGCCGATCACGGGCCGCTGACCCGTGGCCAGATCGCCCAGGCTGCGCAGTTCTCCCGGCCCTATGTGCTCGAACTCACCGACCGGCTCGCCGCGCGCGGGCTCGTCGCACGGCAGGGCACCAGGGAGAGTGCTCAACGTGGACGGAAGGCCGCCTTGTACGGGCTCCCGCCGGATCTCGGACTGTGCATCGGAGTGGACATCGCCCTGGACGAGATCCGCGTTCGCCGCGTGGTTCTCGGCAGCTCACGCCGTAGCGACACCAGTACGCCGATCATTCCGGGCGTGGATCTGGTCGACCAGATCGTCGATGCCGTCGGGCTGACGGAGCAGGACCGGCAGTTCAAGTACCTCAGCAGTGTTGTCGGCCTTCCTGGCTCGGTCGATCCGGTCGGTGGTGACATCATCTTCGCTTGGGACCGGCCCGACTGGCCGGCCGGTGCTGCCGCGCGAATTCGCCGGCATCTGGGCCCTGACACCGCGTTTGAGAACGAGGTCAACCTTCGCGCAGTCGCCGAGCATCGTCAGGGCACCGCGCAGGACGTTGACTCGTTTCTCTTGCTGTCGTTGGGCATGGGCGTCGGTTCGGCCTTGATGCTCAAGGGACGGATCCTGCGTGGCGAACACGGTGCCGCGGGCGAGATCGGCTTCCTTCCGGCCAGCGCCGAGCCGGTCCCGATGCGCAGACTGGAGAGGAGGATCGCGAGCTACCAGACGGTGGCCGGCGCGGTGGCTCTCGCCGGTGCCGCGGGGATGAAGCACGATCCCACGTACGCGTGGACCAAACACCTGCTGTCCCTGCGGTCTACCGCTCCGGAATGGCGGGCGATCGCGGAGCAGATAGCCGTCGGACTGCTCGCGATGGTCAGTGTCGTCGATCCCGGATGCATCGTCCTTGCCGGCGAGGTAGCGAAGATGCTCGGCAGCGCGCTCGTCCAGCCACTGACCTCTGTGCTGACTGACCACCTGCCATGGGGAGTCGACCTGCGGGTGTCGCGGCTCGGTGACAGCGCAGTGCTCGCCGGTGCTGTACATGAGGCGTCTCGTCGCCTTCGGGACGCAGCTTTCGGCGTGCCGAATCTCCAGGGCGCCTCCCTCCGCGGCCTGCACTGA